Proteins from a single region of Drosophila biarmipes strain raj3 chromosome 3R, RU_DBia_V1.1, whole genome shotgun sequence:
- the LOC108032187 gene encoding organic cation transporter protein: protein MDLQSALEKCGNFGPYQILLLGLFGYTNIVSSLHYFSQTIISFTPSHRCSPPKEDFPGNSTYATSLLTCSVTQYDEDLSSFRDYKCSSWDFEKESNYESITTELEWVCDDAYKLAVGQSFFFIGSALGSIFFGYLADRIGRLPACVLSTLTGASGDFFTSFVGGLPWFSFTRFISGLSMDTQYVLMYILVFEYLSPQHRTFGLNIILGVFYCIGLMISPWIAIWLGNWRSYLWAASLPALGMLLFPVFLHESAEWLLTKGKFDKAVSNLKSVAKFNGRQVEDSVFDEFIKYYREKLSNGQKKSSDTFTGMLRTPRLRKFTIILLIKSMIITIAFDILSRNVEGVGISPFELFSYSGFCYLPAGLAIILFQNKIGRKGMACASLFVGAIITATTGYLIATLDPADYSVLLGFMVSLGRFGGVVAYDAEAQYAAEIIPTSVRGRGVANIHVVGNAFAFFSSYVIYLGTFYRPLPSLLISFIMLVGSCLCLTLPETLHKQLPQTLEEGEVFGKGEKWYFFPCFSRRQQTNESESQLESASQITK from the exons ATGGATCTCCAAAGTGCCCTGGAGAAGTGCGGCAACTTTGGCCCGTACCAAATCCTGCTGCTGGGTCTGTTCGGATACACGAATATAGTGTCTTCGCTGCACTACTTTTCGCAGACCATCATTAGTTTCACGCCATCGCACAG ATGCTCTCCACCGAAAGAAGACTTCCCGGGGAATTCCACGTATGCCACTTCCCTGCTGACCTGCAGTGTTACCCAATACGATGAAGATCTGTCCTCTTTTCGGGACTACAAGTGCTCCTCTTGGGACTTTGAAAAAGAAAGCAACTACGAGAGCATTACCACAGAG CTCGAGTGGGTCTGCGACGACGCCTACAAACTGGCTGTGGGTCAGTCCTTCTTCTTCATTGGATCCGCCCTGGGCAGTATATTCTTCGGATACTTGGCCGATCGCATAGGACGACTGCCAGCCTGCGTTCTGTCCACTTTGACAGGAGCCTCTGGTGACTTCTTTACTTCATTTGTGGGAGGCCTTCCCTGGTTCTCCTTCACCCGCTTCATTTCCGGTCTCTCTATGGACACACAGTATGTCCTTATGTACATCTTGG TTTTCGAGTATCTGAGCCCACAACACCGCACCTTCGGGCTCAACATAATCTTGGGGGTCTTCTATTGCATCGGTCTTATGATTTCCCCATGGATTGCCATTTGGTTGGGCAACTGGCGGAGCTACCTGTGGGCAGCCTCTCTTCCAGCCCTCGGAATGCTGCTCTTCCCTGTGTTCCTCCACGAAAGCGCCGAGTGGCTGTTGACCAAGGGAAAGTTCGATAAGGCAGTTAGTAACCTAAAGAGCGTCGCCAAGTTCAATGGACGCCAAGTGGAGGACTCTGTTTTCGATGAGTTCATCAAATACTATCGCGAGAAGCTAAGTAATGGGCAGAAGAAATCTTCGGATACCTTTACGGGCATGCTAAGAACGCCAAGACTTAGAAAGTTCACCATTATTCTGTTGATCAAATC AATGATCATTACCATAGCTTTTGACATCCTAAGTCGCAATGTGGAAGGCGTGGGCATTTCCCCCTTCGAGCTCTTTTCCTACTCGGGATTCTGCTACCTGCCCGCCGGCCTCGCCATTATCCTGTTCCagaacaaaatcggacgaaagGGCATGGCCTGTGCCTCGCTTTTTGTGGGTGCCATAATCACGGCGACCACTGGTTACTTGATAGCCACCCTCGATCCAGCGGACTACTCAGTTCTCTTGGGATTCATGGTGAGCCTGGGCAGATTCGGAGGGGTGGTCGCCTACGACGCGGAGGCCCAGTACGCGGCGGAGATTATTCCAACCAGCGTGCGAGGACGAGGGGTGGCCAACATCCATGTGGTGGGCAATGCCTTCGCCTTCTTCAGCTCCTACGTGATCTACCTGGGAACTTTCTACAGGCCGTTGCCGTCTCTTCTGATCAGTTTCATTATGCTGGTCGGCAGTTGCTTGTGCCTAACTCTTCCCGAGACATTGCACAA ACAACTCCCACAGACCCTGGAGGAGGGCGAGGTATTCGGCAAGGGCGAGAAGTGGTACTTCTTCCCTTGTTTTTCACGGAGACAGCAAACAAATGAATCCGAGTCTCAGTTGGAGTCTGCCAGCCAAATTACAAAGTAG
- the LOC108031921 gene encoding organic cation transporter protein encodes MDFDQILAKCGDFNRYQFMILALFGFINIIVSMHYFTQTVISFVPDHWCYHDKLVNMTYKEIGEIYAQFEKPSCTRLEDINGHNVTVSSKPCEKWIYNYDFGYRSMNTELNWVCDSAYKARIGQSLFFIGSVVGTLFYGLLSDKIGRVPALILSNFCGFAGDFSTIFTKSVGTFTLCRFISGLAADTNFYLMYIIVLEYIRPSMRTLGLNMAVGLFYCLGLVLTPWLAVLVGHWQIYLACTSLPILLVVLYYFVVQESAQWLVTRNDIDGAIMRLKRVAKFNGCRVTQADFDEFRRHCQMTREMQGGDDKKQATLLDMFRTPRMRKNTLILFFKSMVITLCYDAVSRNVEGMGISPFIMFSLSALAVLPSSVLLVLLQDRIGRKGMASGSLLVGGLFTAAAGIAIAYQQHNHNAILLACLTIAARFGVAISYESGSQYATELIPTCVRGQGVAAVHVAGFAASFLAPYILWLGTFFKAAPSIILGVLFFSGSFVCLLLPETLNRSLPTTIEEGEVFGKGERMFDFPCLHNRHDDAESDSELEKYKRKHSLIDAKQMQMESFSNGKRKQSLIDADREEQALKDAKH; translated from the exons ATGGATTTCGACCAGATTCTGGCCAAATGTGGCGACTTCAATCGCTACCAGTTCATGATACTCGCCCTCTTCGGGTTTATAAATATCATCGTATCGATG CATTACTTTACGCAAACAGTCATTAGTTTCGTGCCAGATCACTGGTGCTACCATGATAAGCTAGTGAATATGACCTACAAGGAGATCGGGGAGATCTATGCTCAGTTCGAGAAGCCCTCGTGCACCCGGCTGGAGGACATCAACGGCCACAATGTCACCGTCAGCAGCAAGCCGTGCGAGAAGTGGATCTACAACTACGATTTCGGCTACAGAAGCATGAACACAGAG CTCAACTGGGTCTGTGACTCGGCGTACAAGGCGCGTATTGGCCAGTCCCTGTTCTTCATTGGCTCCGTGGTGGGCACCCTCTTCTACGGCCTGCTGTCCGATAAGATTGGCCGCGTTCCCGCCCTAATCTTGTCCAACTTCTGCGGCTTTGCCGGGGATTTCTCCACCATATTCACCAAGAGCGTGGGCACCTTCACCCTCTGCCGTTTCATTTCCGGCTTGGCGGCCGATACCAACTTCTACCTGATGTACATTATAG TGCTCGAATATATTCGCCCCAGCATGAGAACCCTGGGTCTCAACATGGCCGTGGGCCTGTTCTACTGCTTGGGCCTGGTGTTAACTCCCTGGCTGGCAGTGCTGGTGGGCCACTGGCAGATCTACCTGGCCTGCACCTCGCTGCCCAtcctgctggtggtgctgtaCTACTTCGTGGTGCAGGAGAGCGCCCAGTGGCTGGTGACCCGGAACGACATCGACGGGGCCATCATGAGGCTAAAGCGGGTGGCCAAGTTCAACGGCTGCCGGGTCACCCAGGCGGACTTCGACGAGTTCCGGCGCCACTGCCAGATGACCCGCGAAATGCAGGGCGGCGATGACAAGAAGCAGGCCACGCTGCTCGATATGTTCAGAACGCCGCGCATGCGCAAGAACACGCTCATTCTGTTCTTCAAGAG CATGGTGATCACCCTGTGCTACGACGCGGTCTCCCGCAACGTCGAGGGCATGGGCATTTCGCCCTTCATCATGTTTTCGCTGAGTGCCTTGGCGGTGCTGCCCTCGAGTGTGCTGCTGGTCCTGTTGCAGGATCGCATTGGCAGGAAGGGCATGGCCTCGGGCTCCCTGCTGGTGGGTGGCCTCTTCACAGCCGCCGCCGGCATTGCGATCGCCTACCAGCAGCACAACCACAATGCCATTCTGCTGGCCTGCCTCACGATCGCCGCCCGCTTCGGAGTGGCCATCTCCTACGAGTCGGGATCCCAGTACGCCACCGAGCTGATCCCCACTTGCGTGCGGGGCCAGGGCGTGGCAGCTGTCCACGTGGCCGGCTTCGCGGCCTCCTTCCTGGCGCCCTACATCCTCTGGCTGGGCACCTTCTTCAAGGCGGCGCCCTCCATCATCCTGGGCGTCCTGTTCTTCTCGGGCTCCTTCGTCTGCCTGCTGCTGCCAGAGACGCTAAACAG GAGCCTGCCCACGACCATCGAGGAGGGCGAGGTGTTCGGCAAGGGCGAGCGCATGTTCGACTTCCCGTGCCTGCACAACCGGCACGATGACGCGGAGTCCGACTCCGAGCTGGAGAAGTACAAGCGGAAGCACTCCCTGATCGACGCCAAGCAGATGCAGATGGAGTCCTTCTCGAACGGGAAGCGCAAGCAGTCCCTGATCGACGCCGATCGCGAGGAGCAGGCCCTGAAGGACGCCAAGCACTGA
- the LOC108032080 gene encoding organic cation transporter-like protein → MDFDRVLEKCGNFGRFQFVLLILYGYTNIMSSLHYFSQTLITFTPEHWCSHDDLMGLSAEELRSIYSNVSHSSCTLLSEVVNGTGVASEESCNDWIFERENGYESLTTELKWVCDKSHQPAVGQSFFFLGSVVGTISFGFLSDRIGRLPAMLMATLSGATGDFITSFVHTLPWFAFSRFVSGLSTDTMYYLMYILVFEYLSPKRRTFGLNIILAVFYCFGLMTSPWIAMWIGNWRRYLWLASLPALGVLIYPLLICESAQWLLTKKKYDEAVACLKKVAKFNGRQVEDSVFDEFVKHYREKMNEESKVNKQMDTFLGMFKSPRLRRFTTTLLVKSVIITLSYDVINRNMEGLGSSPFKLFSLTSSVYLPAGFTILLLQNKIGRKGMACGALLVGAIITAATGFLIAVLDPKENAVVLALMVGLGRFGTTVSYDAEIQYAAEIIPTSVRGQAVSNIHVVGLASSSLAFYVIYLAQYYKPLPSIFISVLMFLGALLCLTLPETLHKKLPETLADGEKFAMNESCLYFPCFHKRRESLTKHEDPKSEP, encoded by the exons ATGGATTTCGACCGAGTGCTCGAGAAGTgtggaaacttcggaaggttCCAGTTCGTCCTGCTCATTCTCTACGGCTACACGAACATTATGAGCTCGTTGCACTATTTTTCACAGACTCTTATTACATTTACACCAGAGCATTG GTGTTCCCATGATGACTTGATGGGCCTGAGTGCTGAGGAGCTGCGGTCCATTTACTCCAATGTTTCGCACTCCTCCTGCACGCTTCTTTCGGAGGTGGTTAATGGCACCGGGGTGGCCTCTGAGGAGTCCTGtaacgactggatcttcgagcGGGAGAACGGCTACGAAAGTCTTACCACGGAGCTAAAGTGGGTCTGTGATAAGTCCCACCAGCCAGCAGTGGGTCAGTCCTTCTTCTTCCTGGGCTCCGTGGTGGGCACCATTTCCTTTGGCTTTCTTTCGGATCGTATCGGTAGACTGCCCGCCATGCTGATGGCAACCTTGTCCGGTGCAACTGGTGACTTCATTACCTCCTTCGTGCACACGCTTCCCTGGTTCGCCTTCTCCAGATTCGTGTCCGGATTATCCACGGACACCATGTACTACCTCATGTACATCTTGG TCTTCGAGTACCTGAGTCCCAAGCGTCGCACCTTTGGCCTGAACATCATCCTGGCAGTATTCTACTGCTTTGGACTGATGACCTCTCCCTGGATCGCCATGTGGATTGGCAACTGGCGCCGCTACCTCTGGCTGGCATCTCTTCCAGCTCTGGGTGTCCTTATCTACCCCCTCCTGATCTGCGAAAGTGCCCAGTGGCTGCTGACCAAGAAGAAGTACGATGAGGCGGTGGCCTGCCTAAAGAAGGTGGCTAAGTTCAATGGTCGCCAGGTGGAGGACTCCGTGTTCGACGAGTTCGTGAAGCACTACCGCGAGAAGATGAACGAGGAGAGCAAGGTGAACAAGCAGATGGACACTTTCCTGGGGATGTTCAAGTCCCCGAGACTGCGTCGTTTCACCACCACTCTCCTGGTCAAATC gGTGATAATTACCCTATCCTACGACGTGATCAACAGGAACATGGAGGGCCTGGGCTCCTCGCCCTTCAAGCTCTTCTCACTGACCTCCAGTGTTTACCTGCCAGCGGGATTCACCATCCTGCTGCTGCAGAACAAGATCGGGCGCAAGGGCATGGCCTGTGGAGCTCTGCTGGTGGGTGCCATTATCACCGCCGCCACTGGTTTCCTGATTGCGGTGCTGGATCCCAAGGAGAACGCCGTCGTGCTGGCTTTGATGGTGGGTCTCGGTAGATTTGGCACCACCGTCTCCTACGATGCGGAGATCCAATATGCGGCGGAGATCATCCCGACCAGTGTGAGGGGACAGGCGGTGTCCAACATCCATGTGGTGGGACTGGCCTCCAGCTCACTGGCATTCTATGTGATCTATCTGGCGCAGTACTACAAGCCGCTTCCCTCGATCTTCATCAGCGTTTTGATGTTCCTGGGCGCTCTACTCTGCCTGACACTTCCGGAAACCCTACACAA gAAACTCCCCGAAACCCTGGCCGATGGCGAGAAGTTCGCCATGAACGAGAGCTGCCTGTACTTCCCATGCTTCCACAAACGCCGCGAAAGTCTGACCAAGCATGAGGACCCCAAGTCTGAACCCTAG
- the LOC108032188 gene encoding organic cation transporter protein-like: MDLQSVLEKCGNFGPYQVLLLVLYGYSNILSSLHYFSQSIISFTPSHRCSPPIEDLPRNSTYTTSLLTCSVMQYDEDLSSFRDYKCSSWDFEKESNYESVTTELEWVCDDAYKLAVGQSFFFIGSALGTIFFGYLADRIGRLPACVISTLTGAAGDFFTAFVGSLPWFCFTRFISGLSMDTQYVLMYILVFEYLSPQHRTFGLNIILGIFYCIGLVISPWMAIWLGNWRSYLWVASLPALGTLLFPVFVHESAEWLLTKGKFERAVKNLKSVAKFNGRQVEESVFEEFIKHYREKLQNSQNTSSDTFMGMLRTPRLRKFTIILLIKSMIVAMAFDILSRNVEGVGISPFKLFSYSGLCYLPAGLTIILFQNKIGRKGMACASLFVGAIITATTGYLIATLDPADYSILLGFMVCLGRYGGVVAYDSETQYAAEIIPTSVRGRGVANIHVVGNGFAFFSSYVIYLGTFYRPLPSLLISFVMLVGSCLCLTLPETLNKELPQTLEEGEVFAKGEKWYFFPCFSRRKRTNKSAPHLESASDISK, from the exons atgCTCTCCACCAATCGAGGACCTCCCGCGTAATTCCACATATACCACTTCCCTGCTGACCTGCAGTGTTATGCAATACGATGAAGATCTGTCCTCCTTTCGGGACTACAAGTGCTCCTCTTGGGACTTCGAAAAAGAAAGCAACTACGAGAGCGTAACCACAGAG CTCGAGTGGGTCTGCGACGACGCCTACAAACTGGCAGTGGGCCAGTCATTTTTCTTCATTGGATCGGCCCTGGGCACTATATTCTTCGGTTATTTGGCTGATCGCATAGGACGACTGCCTGCCTGCGTCATATCGACTTTGACAGGAGCCGCTGGAGACTTCTTCACCGCTTTTGTAGGAAGTCTGCCCTGGTTTTGCTTCACACGCTTTATTTCCGGTCTTTCAATGGACACCCAGTATGTCCTGATGTACATTTTAG TTTTCGAGTACCTGAGCCCCCAACACCGCACCTTCGGGCTCAACATAATCCTAGGAATCTTCTATTGCATTGGTCTGGTGATTTCCCCCTGGATGGCCATTTGGTTGGGCAACTGGCGGAGTTACCTATGGGTGGCTTCCCTTCCAGCCCTCGGAACGCTGCTCTTTCCAGTGTTCGTTCATGAGAGCGCCGAGTGGCTGTTGACCAAGGGGAAGTTCGAAAGGGCAGTTAAGAATCTAAAAAGCGTCGCCAAGTTCAATGGACGCCAAGTGGAGGAATCTGTTTTCGAGGAGTTCATCAAACACTATCGAGAGAAACTACAGAATTCGCAGAATACATCTTCAGATACGTTTATGGGCATGTTAAGGACACCGAGGCTGAGAAAGTTCACCATTATTCTGTTGATTAAATC AATGATCGTTGCAATGGCTTTCGACATTCTCAGTCGTAACGTGGAAGGCGTGGGCATATCGCCCTTTAAGCTCTTCTCCTACTCGGGACTCTGCTACCTGCCCGCTGGTCTCACCATAATCCTGTTCCagaacaaaatcggacgaaagGGCATGGCCTGTGCCTCGCTTTTTGTGGGTGCCATAATCACGGCGACCACCGGTTATTTAATAGCCACCCTCGATCCGGCGGACTACTCCATTCTCCTGGGATTCATGGTATGCCTGGGGAGGTACGGAGGGGTGGTGGCCTACGATTCGGAGACCCAGTACGCCGCGGAGATTATTCCGACCAGTGTAAGGGGAAGGGGTGTGGCCAACATCCATGTGGTGGGCAACGGCTTCGCCTTCTTCAGCTCCTACGTGATCTACCTGGGAACTTTCTACAGGCCGTTGCCGTCTCTTCTGATCAGCTTTGTTATGCTGGTCGGCAGTTGTTTGTGCCTAACTCTTCCGGAAACACTGAACAA AGAACTCCCACAGACTCTCGAGGAGGGCGAGGTATTTGCCAAGGGCGAGAAATGGTACTTCTTTCCCTGCTTTTCGCGCAGAAAACGTACAAATAAGTCTGCACCTCATTTGGAGTCAGCTAGCGACATTTCAAAGTAG
- the LOC108032194 gene encoding organic cation transporter protein, giving the protein MDLQRVLEKCGNFGPYQILLLGLYGYTNIVSSLHYFSQTLISFTPSHSCSAPKDALPGNYTSLLACSVVQYDEDLSSLRDYKCSSWDFEKESNYESVTTELEWVCDDAYKLAVGQSFFFIGSALGSIFFGYLADRIGRLPACVLSTLTGASGDFFTSFVGSLPWFSFTRFISGLSMDTQYVLMYILVFEYLSPQHRTFGLNIILGVFYSVGLMISPWMAIWLGNWRSYLWAASLPALGMLLFPVFLHESVEWLLTKGKFDKAVNNLKSVAKFNGRQVEDSVFDEFIKHYREKLNSSTKKSSDTFMGMLRTPRLRKFTIILLVKSMIITIAFDILSRNVEGVGISPFKLFSYSGFVVLPGGLTIILFQNKIGRKGMACASLFVGALITAATGYLVGTLDPANYSVLLGVMVCLARFGAVVAYDAEAQYAAEIIPTSVRGRGVANIHVVGNAFAFFSSYIIYLGTFYKPLPSLLISFLLIVGGCLCLALPETLHKQLPQTLEEGEIFAKGERWYFFPCFSRKLQSKKSEAQLEAAS; this is encoded by the exons ATGGATCTGCAGCGAGTCCTCGAGAAGTGCGGGAACTTCGGTCCCTACCAGATCCTGTTGCTGGGGCTCTATGGATACACGAACATAGTGTCCTCGCTCCACTACTTTTCGCAGACGCTGATTAGCTTCACGCCTTCGCACAG CTGCTCTGCACCGAAAGATGCACTCCCGGGGAACTACACTTCCTTGCTGGCCTGCAGTGTTGTTCAATACGATGAAGATCTATCCTCTCTTCGGGACTACAAGTGCTCCTCGTGGGACTTCGAAAAGGAAAGTAACTACGAGAGCGTAACCACAGAG CTCGAGTGGGTCTGCGACGACGCCTACAAACTGGCTGTGGGTCAGTCCTTCTTCTTCATTGGATCCGCCCTGGGCAGTATATTCTTCGGATACTTGGCTGATCGCATAGGACGACTGCCAGCCTGCGTTCTGTCCACCTTGACAGGGGCCTCAGGAGATTTCTTCACCTCCTTTGTGGGCAGTCTGCCCTGGTTCTCCTTCACCCGCTTCATTTCCGGTCTCTCTATGGACACTCAGTATGTCCTTATGTACATCTTGG TTTTCGAGTACTTGAGCCCACAGCACCGCACCTTCGGGCTCAACATCATTTTGGGTGTTTTCTACTCCGTCGGCCTGATGATCTCGCCCTGGATGGCCATTTGGCTGGGCAACTGGCGCAGTTACCTTTGGGCGGCCTCCCTTCCTGCCCTCGGAATGCTGCTCTTCCCTGTGTTCCTCCATGAAAGCGTGGAGTGGCTGTTGACCAAGGGCAAGTTCGACAAGGCAGTCAACAATCTGAAAAGCGTCGCCAAGTTCAACGGACGCCAAGTGGAGGACTCTGTGTTCGATGAGTTCATCAAGCACTATCGCGAGAAGCTGAACAGCTCGACAAAGAAATCCTCAGACACCTTCATGGGCATGCTGAGGACTCCAAGACTGAGGAAGTTCACCATTATTCTGTTGGTCAAATC AATGATCATCACAATTGCCTTCGACATCCTGAGTCGTAATGTAGAGGGCGTGGGCATATCGCCCTTCAAGCTCTTCTCCTACTCAGGATTTGTTGTCCTGCCTGGTGGCCTCACCATTATCCTGTTCCAGAACAAAATCGGTCGCAAGGGCATGGCCTGCGCCTCCCTGTTTGTAGGTGCTTTAATCACAGCTGCCACTGGTTACCTGGTGGGCACTCTAGACCCAGCCAACTACTCCGTACTCCTGGGAGTCATGGTGTGCCTGGCGAGGTTCGGAGCTGTGGTTGCCTACGATGCGGAGGCCCAGTACGCGGCGGAGATCATTCCGACCAGCGTAAGAGGAAGGGGTGTGGCCAACATCCATGTGGTGGGCAACGCCTTCGCCTTCTTCAGCTCCTACATCATCTACTTGGGAACCTTCTACAAGCCACTGCCATCGCTTTTGATTAGCTTCCTTCTCATCGTCGGCGGTTGCTTGTGCCTAGCTCTTCCGGAGACTTTGCACAA GCAACTTCCACAGACTCTCGAGGAGGGCGAGATATTTGCCAAGGGCGAGAGATGGTATTTCTTTCCCTGCTTTTCGCGGAAACTGCAGTCTAAAAAGTCTGAAGCTCAGTTGGAGGCAGCCAGCTAA